A section of the Primulina eburnea isolate SZY01 chromosome 1, ASM2296580v1, whole genome shotgun sequence genome encodes:
- the LOC140813104 gene encoding protein CENTRORADIALIS-like, which produces MARISSDPLVISRVIGDVVDHFSTTVIMSVTYNSNKQELHNGYEYFPSAVTCKPRVEVHGGDLRSFFTLVMTDPDAPGPSDPYLRENLHWMVTDIPGTTDSSFGKEVVSYEKPMPNIGIHRFVFLLFKQQKRQSVNPQVSRDCFSTRKFAEENGLGLPVAAVFFNCQRETAARRR; this is translated from the exons ATGGCGAGAATCTCATCAGATCCTCTTGTTATCAGTAGAGTGATCGGAGATGTTGTTGATCACTTCTCCACCACTGTTATAATGAGTGTCACTTACAACTCAAACAAGCAAGAACTGCACAATGGCTACGAGTACTTTCCTTCTGCAGTCACCTGTAAACCTAGGGTTGAAGTTCATGGAGGTGATCTCAGATCATTTTTCACCCTG GTTATGACAGACCCAGATGCTCCAGGTCCAAGCGATCCGTACCTTAGGGAGAACTTGCACtg GATGGTCACAGATATCCCAGGCACCACGGATTCCTCGTTCG GGAAAGAAGTTGTTAGCTATGAAAAGCCAATGCCAAACATAGGGATCCACAGGTTTGTATTTCTTCTGTTCAAGCAACAAAAGAGACAATCAGTAAACCCACAAGTCTCTAGAGATTGCTTCAGTACCAGGAAATTTGCAGAGGAAAACGGGTTAGGTCTTCCTGTTGCTGCTGTTTTCTTCAATTGCCAACGCGAGACTGCTGCAAGAAGACGCTAG